The following coding sequences are from one Musa acuminata AAA Group cultivar baxijiao chromosome BXJ2-4, Cavendish_Baxijiao_AAA, whole genome shotgun sequence window:
- the LOC135609966 gene encoding chaperone protein dnaJ 15-like — protein sequence MASGRIGGPSAPPVRRDPYEVLCVSKDSSDQDIKAAYRKLALKYHPDKNASNPEASELFKEVAYSYSILSDPEKRRQYDAAGFEAFESEGIDMEIDLSSLGTVNTMFAALFSKLGVPIKTTISATVLEEALSGTVTVKPLPLGTSVTEKVDKQSAHFFGVTINDQQAQAGIVVRVTSAIQSKFKLLYFEQEANGGYDLALQEDSEKIGKVTSAAMYFLHFQVYRMDSVVNTLAMARDPEAAFFKRLEGLQPCEASELKPGTHIFAVYGDNFFKSATYTIEALCAKSYEDTTEKLKEIESKILAKRDALRQFEIEYRKALACFQEVTNKYTQEKQSVDELLKQRDNILSSFTIHRSVINSSGDANSSCKTPDEDIRFGSPNGSLDVKNKLNKKKWFNLNLNHSDRKG from the exons ATGGCGTCGGGGAGGATAGGAGGTCCTTCAGCGCCGCCCGTCCGGCGTGATCCCTACGAGGTACTCTGCGTGTCGAAGGATTCGTCCGATCAGGATATCAAAGCCGCGTACCGGAAGCTTGCTCTCAA GTACCATCCCGATAAAAATGCTAGCAATCCTGAAGCATCTGAACTTTTTAAAGAAGTTGCATATTCCTATAGTATCTTGTCAGATCCAGAAAAGAGGAGGCAATATGATGCTGCTGGCTTTGAG GCTTTTGAAAGTGAAGGCATTGATATGGAGATTGACTTGTCAAGCCTTGGAACTGTCAATACAATGTTTGCAGCTCTTTTTAG CAAGCTGGGAGTTCCTATCAAGACTACAATTTCTGCCACTGTTCTTGAAGAAGCTTTAAGTGGAACTGTCACAGTTAAACCACTTCCTCTTGGAACATCAGTCACCGaaaaa GTGGATAAGCAAAGTGCTCATTTTTTTGGTGTAACAATTAATGATCAACAAGCTCAGGCAGGGATTGTTGTTCGAGTAACTTCGGCAATACAAAGTAAATTTAAG CTACTTTACTTTGAGCAGGAAGCTAATGGTGGCTATGATTTAGCATTACAG GAAGATAGTGAAAAGATTGGCAAAGTAACATCTGCAGCGATGTACTTTTTACATTTTCAAGTGTATCGGATGGACTCTGTAGTTAATACG TTAGCCATGGCGAGAGATCCTGAGGCTGCTTTCTTCAAAAGGTTGGAAGGCCTCCAACCTTGTGAGGCCTCTGAACTAAAACCTGGCACCCACATATTCGCCGTTTATG GTGATAATTTTTTCAAATCTGCTACATATACCATTGAGGCTTTGTGTGCAAAATCATATGAGGATACCACAGAGAAACTTAAGGAGATTGAGTCTAAAATTTTAGCAAAAAGAGATGCCTTGCGGCAATTTGAAATAGAATACAGAAAA GCACTTGCATGTTTTCAGGAGGTCACAAACAAGTATACCCAAGAAAAGCAATCT GTCGACGAGCTGTTGAAACAAAGAGATAATATACTCTCCTCATTTACGATACATAGAAGTGTGATCAATTCTAGTGGTGATGCTAATAGTAGTTGCAAAACTCCTGATGAGGATATCAGATTTGGCAGCCCAAATGGAAGTcttgatgtgaaaaataaattgaACAAAAAAAAATGGTTTAATCTCAATCTTAACCATTCTGATAGGAAGGGCTGA
- the LOC135609010 gene encoding adenylate isopentenyltransferase-like has protein sequence MSILLTRGGNAALLPYLPRLASVRRNLTTVTVSAAAPPQNRRHQLDMCRGRLTPERYCVEGNGDEWKESVVVVMGATGTGKSKLSIDLATMFAGEVVNSDKIQVYRGLDITTNKMPVPERCGVPHHILGELDPAVSELRPEAFREMAAGAIAGIAGRGLLPVLAGGSNSFIHAAMTTRYDPVRSPFAAGSRLLTRREAPALRYRCCFLSVDVNAAVLAEQLDRRVEEMVAAGMVEELGRYFAAEAEVGESRHPGLGKAIGVAEFREYFRGEGRGTAAAYEAAVAAIKANTRQLAEEQVRKIERLVEMGWPLRRVDATTAVAARLAGEAAEAETAWERDVAGPSATAVEQFLGEEVHVHHHHNIVSPPLLYT, from the coding sequence ATGAGCATTCTACTCACCAGAGGCGGTAACGCGGCTCTTCTCCCTTACCTCCCTCGGCTGGCTTCGGTGCGTCGCAATCTCACCACCGTTACCGTTTCAGCGGCGGCACCACCTCAGAACCGCCGCCACCAGCTGGATATGTGCCGGGGAAGATTAACACCCGAACGCTATTGTGTCGAAGGTAATGGTGATGAGTGGAAGGAGAGCGTCGTGGTGGTCATGGGCGCCACCGGGACGGGGAAGTCGAAGCTGTCCATCGACCTGGCCACCATGTTCGCCGGGGAGGTGGTGAACTCCGATAAGATTCAGGTGTACCGGGGGCTCGACATCACCACCAACAAGATGCCCGTCCCGGAGCGCTGCGGCGTGCCGCACCATATCTTGGGGGAGCTCGACCCTGCGGTGAGCGAGCTCCGGCCGGAGGCGTTCCGCGAGATGGCGGCGGGCGCCATCGCCGGGATTGCTGGACGCGGCCTGCTTCCGGTGCTTGCCGGTGGGTCCAACTCCTTCATACACGCCGCCATGACCACCAGGTACGACCCTGTGCGGAGCCCGTTCGCGGCGGGCTCGCGGTTGCTGACGAGGAGGGAGGCGCCAGCGCTGAGGTACCGGTGCTGCTTCCTGTCGGTGGACGTGAACGCGGCGGTGCTGGCGGAGCAGCTCGACCGACGGGTGGAGGAGATGGTGGCGGCGGGAATGGTGGAGGAGCTGGGGCGGTACTTCGCTGCGGAGGCGGAGGTGGGGGAGTCGAGGCACCCGGGGCTGGGCAAGGCGATCGGGGTGGCGGAGTTCCGGGAGTACTTCAGGGGGGAAGGGCGGGGAACTGCTGCAGCGTACGAGGCGGCGGTGGCGGCCATCAAGGCGAACACTAGGCAGCTAGCGGAGGAGCAAGTACGGAAGATCGAGCGGCTGGTGGAGATGGGGTGGCCGCTGCGGAGGGTGGATGCCACCACGGCCGTGGCGGCGCGGCTTGCTGGGGAGGCGGCGGAGGCAGAGACCGCGTGGGAGAGGGACGTGGCGGGGCCGAGTGCCACGGCGGTGGAACAGTTCCTAGGCGAGGAGGTCCACGTCCATCATCATCACAACATCGTGTCTCCTCCTCTGCTTTACACTTAG